Below is a window of Lacrimispora xylanolytica DNA.
AAAATCTGGAAGTAGAAGATCTTCTTCGGAAATTCGAAGAGGCCAGCGGAGAAGAGTTCTCCAATGACCGTATGATTTTAGCAAATTAGCAGTAAAAGCATGGGATGGGAACCGCTTTCGGGCAGAGTACCATCCCATATTTTTACAAAAATTTAATAGATTTTTGAATTACGTATCATAATGTAACATAATCTTAATAAATTTTTGTGAGACAAATATCGCAAATCATGACAAAATATGCTATACTAAGGCGGATAAACTCATAGTCCAAATCGGTTGTCCGGTGAAAATATGACAATGGAGAGAAAGTACAGAATGGATAATAAAAACGACAATAAAGATTATGTGATCCGTTTGGATAAAGCAAGAAAGAGCCGCGGTAAGAATGATTATAAAAAGTATCTTATAGCAGGAGGTGCCGGTGTTTTACTGGTGGCTGGTGTCATTACAGCCGGAGCCTTCGCAAAGCGCAATGGAGGAGGTGCCGCAGCTGCAGCTCTGGCTACCGCTTCAGAGGCTGTGAATCAGGCAACTGCTAATAATGACGAAGCAGTAAAAGCATCGGAAGAAGCGATCAAACAGGCGGAAGAGATGAAGAAGGTGGTAGCTTCTTATAAAAATCTTGGAATTGTCAAGGCTTCCGGTTATTTAAACATCAGAAAGACTCCTGGTACCGATGGGGATGTTATTGGAAAGCTGCAGAGTGACGGTGCCTGTGATATTTTAGAAAAGACAGAAGATGGCTGGTATAAGATTACTTCTGGAGGAATCGAAGGCTATATTAATTCAGAGTATGTGCTGACAGGAGAGGAAGCAGTTAAAAAAGCAGAAAGTCTGGTAAAATTAAGAGCAGTTATTAAAGCGGACAGCATGAATATCAGAAAAGAAGCTTCCAAAAGCTCGGATCCGGTGGGGCAGGCTCTTGCCGATGAAAGATATGAGGTGCTTGATCAAACCGAAGGCTGGATAAAGATTTCAACCGGATATCTTTCCTCTGATTATGTAACATTAGAATACTCTTTAAATGAAGCGAGAAAACTGGATTTAAAAGCAATGGTCTTTAATTACTATAAGAATATCGGAATATCTGATGTAGATAATTATTTAAATGTGAGAGAAGAGCCTAACGAAAAAGGGAAGGTAATCGCTAAGATGCCAAGTAAAGCTGCCGGTGAGATTTTAGAGACAACGGCCGACGGCTGGTATAAGATCCAATCAGGAAGCATTACAGGCTATGTAAAATCAGATTATATTCTGACCGGGCAGGCGGCAAAGGATGAAGCCATGCAGGTTGCCCAGCTAATGGCCATTGTAAATACGGATATGCTGAATGCAAGATCAGAACCCAGTACGGATTCCAAGATCTGGACTCAGATATCCAACAACGAAAGATATCCTGTATTAAAGCAGGTAGACGGCTGGGTAGAGATTGAGCTGGAGGAAGACAGCAGTGCCTATGTGGCTACTGACTTTGTGGATGTACGTTACGCTCTTCCTCAGGCCATCAAATTCTCACCCCTTGAGGAAAAGGCCAATGCCCAATCCTCCTTAAGAACTCAGATTGTCAATTATGCGCTGCAGTTTTTAGGAAACCCATACGTATGGGGCGGAACCAGCCTGACAAAGGGAGCAGATTGTTCCGGCTTTACCATGTCCGTATATTCTAAGTTTGGTATCGGCCTGCCTCATTATTCCGGCTCACAGGCTGGAAAAGGGACTGCTGTAAAGTCATCAGAGATGAAGCCTGGAGATCTTCTGTTCTACGCCAACAGCAAAGGAACCATCAATCACGTTGCCATGTATATTGGTAACGGCCAGATTGTTCACGCGGCCAGCAGACGAAGCGGCATCAAGATCTCTACCTGGAATTACCGTTCACCAGTAAAGATCCGTAATATGGTAGGAGATTAAATAAAAATAATAACGTAACTCATAAGAAAGCCCAGATGACCGGATTCATATCCAGTCTTCTGGGCTTATATTATTTATCGGTTTTCTTTTTTGTCACGGTTATAATTGATTAAGCATCCGGATTTTACGATGGCCCGTTCTTCCGGAGTCATATCTGCAATGTGTAGATTGATCTCCTGAATGGGATTGCCCTCTTCATTGCGGATCACATAGGCCTTGATTTTTTCCATATCTCCATCGAGAGCAGTACGAATATCAGGCACATAGATAAAGTCACCTACTTCAAACGCCGGCTCCTCATCAAGAAGGAAGGGAAGCATTCCCCAGTTCATGACATTGGAACGATACCGCTTGGTTGCATATTCATTGGCAATATTGGCAAGACCGCCAAGAACTCTTTGACAGCTTGCCGCCTGCTCTCTGGCAGAACCATCACCTGGCTTAACCGCATAGAGTACACTTCCTATTTCAGTCTCAGAAGCCTTAAGCTCCGGCTGATCTAAGTAAAGGCGCAGTGCATGAAATGCTTTTTCTAATTCGCTGTCTGCTTTAAGTGGACATTCCCCATTTTTACGAGCTTTCTCCAGCTCATTGACCTGCTTGGATCTTCCTACATATTCCGGATCCCGGCGGGATAATGTATATTCCGCAAGGCCAAGCGGATTAGAGCGGAAAGAAGAGGTCTCACCAGATGGAATCAGTTCATCTGTGGTAGTAACCGGATCCATAATTTTTGAACATACTTTAAGGATAATATTATCGGTCAGAGAGCTCATGGCCGGCCAATCTTTAATATTAGGGCCATTGACCAGTTCAGCTTCTGCTTGAGGAGCATCGTATCCCTGATAAACTCTTCTTTCATAAGAAGAGGAATCAAATTCATATGCCGGCACTTCATAACCATCTACAACGCTTTCGGCAGAGGTGAGAAGTCCGCCGTTTGCTGCTGTGGCTGCGATGGATCTCGCATCCATAAGAGCAACACAAGAAATCTGACCATTTCCAGGCTTGGAGCCTTCCCGGTTAGGGAAGTTTCTTGTGGTATGACGTATGCTTAATGCATTATTGGATGGAGTATCACCTGCTCCGAAGCATGGGCCGCAGAATGCAGTACGGATGGTAGCACCTGCAGTCATTAGCTCTGTAATAGCACCTTTCTTCACCAGATCCATATAAACCGGCTGAGAAGACGGATAAACAGACAGATTAAATACATCGTTGCCGCAGTCTTTGCCGCTTAAAATATGGGCAGCCATCATAACGTTGGAGTAATTACCTCCCGCACATCCTGCAATCACTCCCTGCTGAACCATAAGCTTTCCGTCAACGATCTTATCCGTAAGAGAGAGCTTCACTCCTGATTTTCCGGTATACTGATCGGCTTCCTTTTCCACGGTTCTTAAGATATCTGCCAGATTGGCGTTAAGCTCATCAATTTCATAGGTATTGCTTGGATGGAATGGGAGAGCAATCATAGGTTTAATTGCGCTTAGATCCACGGTGACAACGCCATCATAATAAGCAACGTCAGCTGGATTTAATTCTTTATAATCATCGCCTCTGCCGTGAAGGGTCAAATAAGCTTTCGTATCTTCGTCAGTTCTCCACACAGAAGAAAGACAGGTGGTTTCTGTTGTCATTACATCCACGCCGTTTCTGTAATCCGTATCCATGGAAGAGACGCCAGGTCCTACAAATTCCATGATTTTATTCTTCACATAGCCGTTTTTAAATACCTTGCCGATAATGGCCAGTGCCACATCGTGAGGTCCTACGGCAGGAGATGGTTTGCCGGTAAGATAGATAGCGACCACTCCCGGATATGTAACGTCATAGGTATCCAGAAGAAGCTGTTTTACAAGCTCGCCTCCTCCTTCGCCGATTGCCATGGTTCCAAGGGCACCATATCTGGTATGGCTGTCAGAGCCAAGAATCATGCGGCCGCATCCTGCCATCATTTCACGCATATACTGGTGAATAACTGCAATATGCGGAGGTACAAAAATACCACCGTACTTTTTGGCGGCGGAAAGGCCAAAGACATGATCATCCTCATTAATAGTACCGCCTACCGCGCATAAGGAGTTATGGCAGTTGGTCAACACATAAGGTATCGGGAATTCCTTGAGTCCCGAAGCCCGGGCAGTCTGAACGATTCCTACAAAGGTAATATCGTGGGAAGCCATTGAGTCAAAACGAAGCTTTAAATGCTCCATATTGCCTGAGGTATTGTGGGCCTCTAAAATGGAGTAGGCAATGGTTCCTTTTGCTGCGTCTTCTTTGCTGACGGTGTTTCCCGTGAGAGCAGCGATTTTTGCGCTATCTTCCTCTGGAATGAGCTCCGTTCCATTTATAAGGTAAGCTCCGCCTTCATATAATTTTACCATAATTATCGTTCCTCTCTTTTTATGTAGGGATTTGTTTCACCCACGTATTTTGTTGCAGGACGCATGATTCTTCCGTCATACATTTTATTTTCAATATTGTGTGCCAGCCAGCCTGCCATGCGTGCACAGACGAATAAAGGAGTGTACATATCCTCTGGAATCTGCAGCATTTGATAGGCAAAGCCGCTGTAAAAGTCCACGTTGTTGGACAAGGATTTTCCGTTTCCAGCCAGACAGGCTTTGGCAACGGTTTCAAACTTCGTCAGGAATTCGTATTCATCCAATCGTTTTTTCTCTTTTGCAAGCTTTTCACAACAGTCTTTTAAAAGATCTGCTCTGGGGTCAGATACCGTGTAAACCGCATGGCCCAGGCCATAAACCAGACCAGAGTTATCGTAGAAATCCTTAGAAAGGATTCGTCCAATGACTTTTTTCATCTGATCCTCAGTGGCATGCAATCCAATTTCCTGTTCAATGGCAGACAACATTTCGCTGCACCGGATATTAGCGCCACCGTGTTTTGGTCCTTTTAGGGAACCGATGGATCCGGTAATGGCGGAATAAATATCAGTTCCAGTGGAAGAGATAACTACATTTGTAAAAGTGGAGTTATTTCCACCGCCGTGATCGGCATGAATCATAAGCATCACATCAAGAAGATTTGCTTCCTGCTCTGTAAAGCTTCCATCCCGCCGAAGGAGATGAAGGATATTTTCTGCCATGGAATATTCAGGGCGAGGATAATGGATAACCAGGCTTTCCCGGTCGTAATGATGGATCTTGCTTTGATATGCATATACAGCAAGGGTTGGCAGCTTTGCAAGGATATTAATTCCTTTTAAAAGTGTTTGATAAGGATCTGTATTATCGGGATCATTATCATAATCATAAAGAGCCAGAATGCTTTTTTGCAGACTGTTCATTAAATTGCTGGAAGGACTGCGGAGCATATTTCTCTCAAAAAATTCATTGGGAAGCGGATAATACTTTTGAAGAACAGAAGTAAATTCCTTTAACTCCTTATCGGAAGGGAGATAACCAAAGAGAAGCAGAAATGCGGTTTCTTCATAACCGTAGCGCCCATTTCCTTTTCCCGTTACCAGATCGCTGATTTCAATTCCCCTGTAGTATAGCTTACCTGGGATATTAAGCTTTTTTCCATCTTCAAACTCATAGCCTACAACGTCAGATACACGGGTAAGTCCTACAATGACACCGGTTCCATCTTCATTTCTAAGTCCTTTTTTTACATCGTGTATTTTGAACAAATTGTTAGGAATATCCGTATAATTGGAAGATTTTCCAAAAGTCTGTGCAATGAATAAGTTGTTCATGGGACGCTTCTCCTTTTTTCAGAATATTCAAAAGCTCCAGAGGCAATCCATTGATAGAAAAGCAGCGCATACAGATCCCTCCGGCGCTGCCTTCATTGGCAATGAAACGTAACTGGCTTTTTATTGTTTGATAGTTTAACATGGAAAAGTATCAAAGTCAACAACTTGTTACAATCACAATTGAAATGTTGTTAATCATAAAAACCTTAGACTGGCAATCTGACAGGATTACCCTGGTTTTTCAATTATAAGCATATTTTTTGCCATTTCTCCACATCATAAGAAAACTACCAAAAATAGAGCAAACAGGAGGTTTCCTAAAATGGCAGATAATCAGGAAAGAAACGATGGTAACAGCCAGGTACAAGATGAGAAGCAAAATGAAATGAGCGCTTCCAGTGATACGGGGAAAGAAAATCTCGATGAGAAAAAGAAAGAAAAAGATATAGAGCAGAAAGAAGATGAAAAGCTGGAGGAGTATGGGCAAATGACTCTTGATGACAACGCCCATAAGAGAAAAATTCATTTACTTTCCATTATAGGAGAGATAGAAGGTCATGAAAACCTCTCTGGCAACAGCAAAGCAACCAAATACGATCATATCCTTCCAAAGCTTGCGGAAATTGAGGACGATGATTCCGTAGAAGGGCTTCTGGTCCTTCTTAATACTTCAGGCGGAGACGTGGATGCAGGACTTGCCATTGCAGAGATGATTGCTTCCTTAAGCATCCCAACCGTATCCCTTGTACTGGGAGGAAGTCATTCCATTGGAGTTCCGCTGGCTGTAAGCACCACTTATTCCTTTATTGTTCCCACAGGAACCATGATGGTACATCCGGTCCGTATGACAGGAATGGTAATTGGAGCTGCTCAGACCTATGAATATTTTGAAATGATTCAGGATCGTATTTTAAGCTTCGTATCCGGTCATGCAAAAATCGCTTATGATCAGGTGAAGCGGCTGATGTTAAATACAGAGATGCTGACCAGAGACTTAGGAACCGTTCTGGTTGGAGAAGAAACTGTAAAAGAAGGCTTGATCGATGAAGTAGGCGGAATCAAGGATGCCCTAAGAAAATTATATGAGTTGATCGAAACTGGTTCCCGTTAATCGTTGCAATTCTCCCGATTTTTTTGTATACTGTTACCAATGGATAAAAGGGGGAAGTATTGTGCCTGAGACAACAAAGAAGAAGACAACAGAAAAAAAAGGGACAAGAGGAAAAGGCGGGAGATCAGGAAACAGCAGCCCCAGAAAAAAAGTAGTTCTTCCGGAGCCGGAATTTATCCACTCAGAAGTAGTTATCATGATGTCATTTGCGGCTGCCGCCATACTGTTTTTAAGTAATTTTGGATTATGTGGTGTGGTCGGTCAGTTTTTACGCAGTGTGCAGCTTGGTATTTTCGGAGGAATCGGATACATCGCACCGGTGCTTCTTTTTGCTGGGACTGCCTTTTACTTATCGAATCAGGGAAATCCAAGAGCGGCATTTAAGCTGGCGTCCTTTGTACTGGCGCTGGTTTCTTTGTGTGGTTTTTTACAGCTTTTATTTGGAGCCAAGCCTGGTGAGGGGACCACTCTCGTTGATATTTATCTGGAGTCCTCTGTGACCGGAGTGGGAGGCGGATTGATCGGCGGCCTTCTTTCCGAAGGACTCACTGCAATTATAGGTGTCGTAGGTGCCTACCTGGTAGTTATCGTACTCCTTATTATTTCCGGAGTCTGTATTACGGAAAAGTCCTTTGTCAACGTGGTAAAGAGCGGAAGCGGAAAAGCGTACCGCCATGCAAAAGAAAATATTGATATACGAAGAGAGATTCACGCAGAACGGCAGGAAGAGAGAAAAAGGCTTCGGGAAGAGCAAAAGCTTCGCGGGGTCAATTTGGATGCAACGAATCTGACAGATTTTCAGCCTCAGACTGGGACGAAGCCAGAAGCTGTGGATTTTGAAGCTGAATTAGGAATCGAGCCTATTCCAGTTCCAGCCATGGAAGAATACTTAGAAGAGGATATTGATATCCAGGCAGGACGCCTGGCAGCTGTTACGGCTCTGGAACCTGAACGACCAAATCCAGCCGATGTATTCAGTGGCAGCATTTCTCCTGTTCAAGAGAAAGAGGAAGATATCGTTCCATTCGAACCAGATTGGAAGAACGAGCCATTTATGGAAGAATTAGACGAACCTTCTATATATATGAAGAAAGAGAGTCGAACCTTAAAGGAGATGGAAGTCGTAGAGGAGGAGTTTCTTCCGGTAGAAAAACCAGATACCTTTACGGTTCCCGAAGAACAGAAGACAGTGGTTACGGCTACCGGAAAAATCATTGAAACAGATACGGAAGCCCTGCAGAAAAAATTGGTGAGCAAACGGGAGGAAGCCGCTAAGGAAGGCGATCTCTCTGTCAGCCAGCAGATCAAACAAAAAGAAGAAGTGGTGAAAAAGGAATACCAGTATCCCCCGGTTACATTATTGAAAAAAGGAAAAGCAACGGCTTTTTCTGACCGGGAATACAGGGAAACTGCCATTAAGCTTCAAAAAACCTTACAAAACTTCGGCGTTGGAGTTACTGTGACTAACATCAGCTGTGGTCCCTCTGTGACCCGGTATGAGCTTCATCCGGAACAAGGCGTAAAGGTGAGTAAAATCGTCAGTCTGGCTGATGATATTAAATTAAGCCTTGCTGCAGCCGATATTCGAATCGAAGCACCCATTCCTGGAAAATCTGCAGTGGGGATTGAAGTACCAAATAAGGAGAATAATATGGTATATCTGAGGGATATTCTGGAAGCGGAAAACTTTAAGAATCACTCCTCTAAGATTGCATTTGCCGTGGGAAAGGATATTGGCGGTCAGGTGGTTGTTACGGATATTGCCAAGATGCCTCATCTGCTCATTGCGGGTGCCACAGGCTCCGGTAAATCCGTCTGCATCAACACTCTGATTATGAGTATTATTTTTAAAGCGGACCCGGAAGACGTAAAGCTGATTATGATCGATCCAAAGGTAGTGGAACTAAGTGTTTACAATGGAATCCCCCACCTTCTTCTGCCGGTAGTCACAGATCCTAAGAAAGCTTCCGGTGCACTGAACTGGGCGGTAGCGGAGATGACGGACCGTTACAACAAATTTGCCCAGTACAATGTAAGGGAAATTAAAGGATATAATGCCAAAGTAGATAGTATCAAAGATATCGATGACGAGAACAAACCGAAAAAGATGCCTCAGATCGTTATCATTATCGACGAGCTTGCAGACCTTATGATGGTGGCTCCGGGAGAAGTAGAGGATGCCATCTGCCGTCTTGCCCAGTTAGCCAGAGCGGCAGGCATTCATCTGGTCATTGCAACACAGCGTCCATCCGTTAATGTCATCACTGGTCTTATCAAGGCCAATGTGCCTTCAAGAGTTGCCTTTGCGGTATCTTCTGGTGTGGACTCCAGAACCATCATTGATATGAACGGTGCGGAAAAACTTTTGGGAAAAGGAGATATGCTGTTTTATCCGGCAGGTTATCCAAAGCCCATGCGTGTACAGGGAGCCTTTGTTTCGGACTCTGAGGTTTCCAAGGTTGTCGATTTCCTGACAGAACAGGGAATGACTCCAGACTATGATCTTGAGGTAGAAAGCATGATTTCTGCATCTCCTGGAGGTCAGGAGATGAAAAGTGGTGGAAATGACCGGGATGAGTATTTTGCTCAGGCAGGAAAATTCATCATTGAAAAAGATAAAGCCTCTATTGGTATGCTGCAGCGGATGTATAAAATCGGCTTTAACCGTGCGGCAAGAATTATGGACCAGCTTGCAGAAGCTGGCGTAGTCGGAGAAGAAGAGGGCACCAAGCCCCGGAAGGTTTTAATGAGTCCGGAAGAATTTGAGGAGATGTTGGAGCAGGGTTATTAATATAGATAGGGAACTTACATACAGGAGGATGATGCGGATGAAAACAGATATTGAAATCGCACAGGAGGCGGTTATGCTTCCGATTAAGGAAGTGGCTGCTTCCTACGGGATTTTAGAAGATGATATTGAGCTATACGGAAAGTATAAGGCAAAGCTTTCAGACCAGCTTTGGGAACAGGTAAAAGATAAAAAGGATGGAAAGCTGGTTTTGGTAACGGCCATTAATCCAACTCCGGCAGGAGAAGGAAAGACCACAACGACAGTAGGACTTGGGGAAGCCTTTGGAGTTATGGAAAAAAAGGCGATGATTGCTTTAAGAGAGCCATCTCTGGGACCGTGTTTTGGAATTAAGGGAGGCGCAGCCGGAGGCGGATATGCTCAGATCGTACCTATGGAGGACTTAAACCTTCATTTTACGGGAGATTTCCATGCCATTACTTCTGCCAATAACCTGTTATCCGCATTGCTGGATAATCACATCCATCAGGGAAATGCCCTGGAGATAGACACTCGTCAGATTCTCTGGAAGCGCTGTCTCGATATGAATGACCGTGCCCTTCGAAACATCGTGATTGGCCTGGGATCAAAAGCAGAGGGGTTTGTGAGAGAAGATCATTTTGTAATCACGGTTGCTTCTGAAATTATGGCCATTCTTTGCCTTGCAAATGACATGGATGATTTAAAAGAACGCCTAGGAAAGATTATTGTGGCATATAATTATGCTGGAGAGCCGGTAACTGCCCATCAGCTCCATGCAGTTGGTGCAATGGCAGCTCTTTTAAAGGACGCCTTAAAGCCTAACCTGATTCAGACCCTGGAGCATACAGGAGCCATTGTTCACGGCGGACCATTTGCCAACATTGCCCATGGCTGCAATAGTGTACGCGCCACAAAGACAGCATTAAAGCTGGCAGATATTGTAGTGACGGAAGCTGGATTTGGTGCTGATTTAGGTGCGGAAAAGTTCATGGATATTAAATGCCGCAAGGCAGGACTTAAGCCGGACGCCATTGTTTTAGTTGCCACCATCAGAGCCCTTAAATATAACGGCGGAGTTCCAAAGGATCAGCTGAACCAGGAGAATATTCCTGCACTTGAAAAAGGAATCGTCAATCTGGCAAAGCACATTGAAAACATGCAGAAATACGGAGTTCCCGTTGTTGTCACTTTAAATTCCTTCCTTACGGATACAGAAGCTGAATACCAGTTCGTCAAGACCTTCTGTGAGGAAAGAGGCTGTGAATTCGCTCTGTCCGAAGTATGGGAAAAGGGCGGAAAAGGCGGAATCCAGCTTGCAGAGAAGGTACTCTATACTCTGGAAAACAAGGAAAGCAAGTTTGCACCCATTTATCCTGATGATATGGGATTAAAGGAGAAGGTGGAGACTGTAGCAAAAGAAATATATGGAGCCAAAGGAGTGACATATGCCCCTGCAGCTTTAAAAGCCCTTAAAAAATTCGAGGAAATGGGATATGGAAACCTGCCAGTCTGTATGGCGAAAACACAGTATTCCCTTTCTGATGACCAGACAAAGCTGGGCCGCCCGGAAGGATTTGAAATCAATGTAAGGGATGCCTATGTATCAGCTGGTGCAGGGTTTGTGGTTGTACTGACAGGTGCCATCATGACGATGCCCGGCCTTCCTAAAAAGCCGGCGGCAGACGGCATTGATATTAATAAAGACGGAATAATAACCGGATTATTCTGATGGAGGTTTCTATGAAGTTTAAAGATTGGCTGAATGACTTAAAATATGAAGTATTACAGGGGAGTCTTGACGAGGAAGTGGATGAAATCGTCTACGACTCCAGAAAAGCCAGAGAAGGTGCTGTATTTGTATGTATGAAGGGAACGAAGGTGGATTCCCATGAATTTATCCCGGCAGTGGCGAAAGCCGGGAGTAAGGTTTTCGTAGTTGAGGAAAGGGTTCCCCTTCCTCAGGGCGTAACTGCAATCTATGTACATAATGCAAGAGAGGCTCTTGCCCTTCTTTCCGCAGCCAGATTTGGTTATCCGGCAGAAAAGATGGTGACCATCGGTGTTACTGGCACCAAGGGAAAAACCACTACCACCCATATGATTAAGGCGGTTTTAGAAGCCTGCGGAAAAAAAGTCGGCATGATCGGCACCACCGGCATTGTCATCGGTGAGACCGTAACTCCTACCAAGAATACAACACCGGAATCCTATGAACTTCATGAGGCATTTAAAAGCATGGTGAAAGCTGGATGCCAATACATGGTAATGGAAGTATCCTCCCAGGCTTACAAAATGCACCGGGTGGCAGGCATTACCTTTGATTACGGCCTGTTCACCAACATTTCTCCCGATCACATTGGACCGGATGAACATGCAGATTTTGAAGAGTATCTGTTCTACAAATCAAGAATTTTCCACACCTGTAAAAAGGGTATTATGAATCAGGATGATGCTCATTTTGAGGAAGTGACAAAAGATGCCGCATGTGAGCTCTACTCCTTTTCCATGGATAGGGAAGGGACGGACTTTAAAGCGGAAAATATCCATTTTGTATCCCAGCCTGATTTCGTGGGAATCGAATTCGATGTAAAGGGACGATATAACCTTTCGGTTCGTGTCAATATACCAGGACGCTTCAATGTGGCCAATGCTCTGGCAGCCGTCAGCGTTTTAAGCTTCCTTGATCTTCCAAAGGACAGAATCTGCCATGGACTGGAACATTTAAGTGTAAACGGCCGTATGGAAATCGTTCACACCTCGGATAAATGTACCGTCATTGTGGATTACGCTCATAATGCTATCAGCATGGAAAGCCTTCTTTCCACACTGAGAGATTATCATCCAAAGCGCCTTGTCTGTGTGTTTGGCTGTGGAGGAAACCGGGCCAAAGACCGCCGTTACTCCATGGGGGACAGCGCCGGCCGTCTGGCGGATTTTACAATTATTACCGCCGATAATTCCAGGTTTGAAAAGACAGAAGATATTATTGCGGATATTCGGGGCAGCATTGTAAAAACCGGCGGTGAATTTATTGAAATCCCGGACCGCAGAGAAGCCATCCGTTACAGTATGGAACATGCTAAACCAGGTGATATGATTGCCATTATAGGCAAAGGCCACGAGGATTACCAGGAGATGAATGGGGTACGTCACCATTTTTCCGACCGGGAAGAGGTTTTAGAGGCAGCAAAAGATCTAAACTTATAAAATACTCAAAAGTGAAACATACATGCCGGAAGCTGTGATTTGGGGCTTTCGGCTTTTCCACGGCAGATGGGAGGTTTGTGCGCCAGAGGCGTACAGGAAACGGAGGAAGTAATGGTAAACATGACGGTAAATGAAGTTATAAAAGCAACAGGAGGCAAACTGCTTTGCGGCCATCCTGATACAGTATTAGAACACTTAAGCATAGATTCCCGAAGTGAGAAGGAGCGCTCCCTGTTTGTTCCATTAATCGGAGAAAAGGTGGATGCCCACCGGTTTATTGACCAGGCATTTTCAAATGGAGCAGCCGCTGTACTGACCAGTGAACACGATTCCATGAATTCTGAAAAGCCATGGATCCGGGTGGAGGATACAAAAAACGCCCTTCAGGCAATTGGACGCTTTTACAGAGAACGTCTTACCATACCTCTGGTAGGAATCACTGGAAGCGTTGGAAAGACAACGACCAGAGAAATGGTAGCATGTGCTCTTTCTGCTGGCTTTAAGGTTTTTAAGACCCCTGGGAACCATAACAGTCAGGTGGGAGTTCCCATCACGCTTTCTGAAATCACTCCAGAAGATGAAATTGGAGTTATTGAACTTGGTATGAGCGAACCTGGAGAATTAACAGTCATTGCTAGGCTTGCAAGCATTCAGATGGCAGTCATTACAAATATTGGAGTCACCCACATAGAGCAGCTTGGTTCCAGGGAAAATATTTATAAAGAAAAGCTTACCATACAGGATGGACTGATGGAAGGCGGAATTCTGTTCTTAAATGGGGATGATGACATTTTAAAAGACACAAAAGCAAAAGAAGGATGTAAAACCATTTACTACGGGACTGGAGCTAATGCAGATTACCGGGCAGAAGATGTACATCTGGAAGAAGGTTTTCCAGCATTTACAGCCGTTTTTGAAGATCAGAGGGTTCCGGTAAAACTGTCTGTCATGGGAAGCCACAATGTTTTAAATGCCATGGTATCCCTTGCAGTTGCATCTGAGCGCGGCATCCCATTGGAAGCGGCTGCAAAGAAACTTTGTGAATTTACCGGCTTTAAGAACCGCCAGCAGATTTATGAATCCAATGGTATGACAATTATAGATGATACCTATAATGCCAGCCCTGTCTCCATGAAAGCCGGTCTTGAGGTATTAAATTCTCTTACAAAGGTAAAACG
It encodes the following:
- a CDS encoding FtsK/SpoIIIE family DNA translocase, yielding MPETTKKKTTEKKGTRGKGGRSGNSSPRKKVVLPEPEFIHSEVVIMMSFAAAAILFLSNFGLCGVVGQFLRSVQLGIFGGIGYIAPVLLFAGTAFYLSNQGNPRAAFKLASFVLALVSLCGFLQLLFGAKPGEGTTLVDIYLESSVTGVGGGLIGGLLSEGLTAIIGVVGAYLVVIVLLIISGVCITEKSFVNVVKSGSGKAYRHAKENIDIRREIHAERQEERKRLREEQKLRGVNLDATNLTDFQPQTGTKPEAVDFEAELGIEPIPVPAMEEYLEEDIDIQAGRLAAVTALEPERPNPADVFSGSISPVQEKEEDIVPFEPDWKNEPFMEELDEPSIYMKKESRTLKEMEVVEEEFLPVEKPDTFTVPEEQKTVVTATGKIIETDTEALQKKLVSKREEAAKEGDLSVSQQIKQKEEVVKKEYQYPPVTLLKKGKATAFSDREYRETAIKLQKTLQNFGVGVTVTNISCGPSVTRYELHPEQGVKVSKIVSLADDIKLSLAAADIRIEAPIPGKSAVGIEVPNKENNMVYLRDILEAENFKNHSSKIAFAVGKDIGGQVVVTDIAKMPHLLIAGATGSGKSVCINTLIMSIIFKADPEDVKLIMIDPKVVELSVYNGIPHLLLPVVTDPKKASGALNWAVAEMTDRYNKFAQYNVREIKGYNAKVDSIKDIDDENKPKKMPQIVIIIDELADLMMVAPGEVEDAICRLAQLARAAGIHLVIATQRPSVNVITGLIKANVPSRVAFAVSSGVDSRTIIDMNGAEKLLGKGDMLFYPAGYPKPMRVQGAFVSDSEVSKVVDFLTEQGMTPDYDLEVESMISASPGGQEMKSGGNDRDEYFAQAGKFIIEKDKASIGMLQRMYKIGFNRAARIMDQLAEAGVVGEEEGTKPRKVLMSPEEFEEMLEQGY
- a CDS encoding formate--tetrahydrofolate ligase, with amino-acid sequence MKTDIEIAQEAVMLPIKEVAASYGILEDDIELYGKYKAKLSDQLWEQVKDKKDGKLVLVTAINPTPAGEGKTTTTVGLGEAFGVMEKKAMIALREPSLGPCFGIKGGAAGGGYAQIVPMEDLNLHFTGDFHAITSANNLLSALLDNHIHQGNALEIDTRQILWKRCLDMNDRALRNIVIGLGSKAEGFVREDHFVITVASEIMAILCLANDMDDLKERLGKIIVAYNYAGEPVTAHQLHAVGAMAALLKDALKPNLIQTLEHTGAIVHGGPFANIAHGCNSVRATKTALKLADIVVTEAGFGADLGAEKFMDIKCRKAGLKPDAIVLVATIRALKYNGGVPKDQLNQENIPALEKGIVNLAKHIENMQKYGVPVVVTLNSFLTDTEAEYQFVKTFCEERGCEFALSEVWEKGGKGGIQLAEKVLYTLENKESKFAPIYPDDMGLKEKVETVAKEIYGAKGVTYAPAALKALKKFEEMGYGNLPVCMAKTQYSLSDDQTKLGRPEGFEINVRDAYVSAGAGFVVVLTGAIMTMPGLPKKPAADGIDINKDGIITGLF
- a CDS encoding UDP-N-acetylmuramoyl-L-alanyl-D-glutamate--2,6-diaminopimelate ligase, with translation MKFKDWLNDLKYEVLQGSLDEEVDEIVYDSRKAREGAVFVCMKGTKVDSHEFIPAVAKAGSKVFVVEERVPLPQGVTAIYVHNAREALALLSAARFGYPAEKMVTIGVTGTKGKTTTTHMIKAVLEACGKKVGMIGTTGIVIGETVTPTKNTTPESYELHEAFKSMVKAGCQYMVMEVSSQAYKMHRVAGITFDYGLFTNISPDHIGPDEHADFEEYLFYKSRIFHTCKKGIMNQDDAHFEEVTKDAACELYSFSMDREGTDFKAENIHFVSQPDFVGIEFDVKGRYNLSVRVNIPGRFNVANALAAVSVLSFLDLPKDRICHGLEHLSVNGRMEIVHTSDKCTVIVDYAHNAISMESLLSTLRDYHPKRLVCVFGCGGNRAKDRRYSMGDSAGRLADFTIITADNSRFEKTEDIIADIRGSIVKTGGEFIEIPDRREAIRYSMEHAKPGDMIAIIGKGHEDYQEMNGVRHHFSDREEVLEAAKDLNL